Genomic segment of Cytobacillus suaedae:
GAAGTTTGAAATGTTTATCTTGTTCAAGGCTATATAGCCAAAGCTCTCCTTCAAAAAGAGGTTTTTTGTTACCTTTTAAATAGGCAAGCCATTTACCGTCGAATGACCATTTTGGATAACTAATTGTATTGTCTGTAGAAATCTGCTTAGCTGTTTCATCAATTTTTATCCATAGTGTGCCATCCTTTATATAGGCAGCCTTTAAAGGAGTTGCATCTGCAGACACAGATAAGGGCAAAAGAAGTAAGAGAAATACTAGACCTAAAATAACACGTTGAAATTTATAAAACATAGGATTCCCCTTTCTTTGAGATAAGTGATTCGAAGGTAGTTTACCCTTATATCATAAAAATAAAAAACAGACCCCTATAAAAAGAGGTCTGCTATCATTCTTTCATTATTCACCTAAATCAACGTTATGGTAGACACGCTGAACATCTTCTAAATCTTCGAGTGCATCAATTAGTTTTTCGAATTGAGCTTGTGCATCTTCCGGAAGAGTAACGTCATTTTGAGCAAGCATCGTTAATTCAGCAACTGAGAATTCAGTAATCCCTGCTGATTTGAATGCTGCTTGAACAGCATGGAATTGCTCAGGTTCAGCATAAACAATAACTGCCTCGTCTTCCTCGATAATATCACGTACATCTACATCTGCTTCCATTAATAATTCAAGTACTTCTTCTGAAGTTTTACCTTCAATCCCGAAAACTGCTGTTGCATCAAACATATAAGAAACAGAGCCAGTCACACCCATATTTCCACCGTTTTTACCAAACGCAGCACGAACATTAGATGCTGTACGATTTACATTATTAGTTAGAGCATCAACAATAATCATAGAGCCGCTTGGCCCAAAGCCTTCATAACGTAGCTCATCATAACTTTCTTCAGAGCCACCCTTTGCTTTGTCGATTGCACGATCAATAATCACTCTTGGTACATTGTATGTCTTAGCACGTTCAAGTACAAACTTTAGCGCTTGATTAGATTCTGGATCAGGTTCTCCTGATTTTGCTGCTACATAGATTTCTAGAGCAAACTTTGAATAAACTCGACTAGTATTTGCATCCTTTGATGCTTTCTTTTCTTTGATATTGTTCCATTTACGACCCACAATGAACACTCTCTTTCCATTAATCTAAAATAAGCGATTCTTTTAAAGGATATCGCTAGCAACTAATTCTTGGACAACTCTGTCATCTATTATATCATAATTTTTTTTTAGCTAAATAATCAATATTTTTTAAAGGGTAGGATGCTTCTTTTAAAAAATTAGAGTTAAATAGACTTAATTAGAATTTTGTCATGAATATTGGTTTATCGAATAGTACAAGGTGCATAAAATGGGAGTATAAAGTAGATTGTTTGTGACCATAGCTTTACAGGAATTGATCCTACTCTTTATGCTAAAATTGATTAAACAGTTTAAATAAGCTATGATGTTAAATAGTGGCAAAAAGCCTATTCTTAAAAGTGTGGAAAAAATGGTCTTTACTAACATAAAATAATTTAAATAAATAATAGGATGATGGGTATGAAAAGAGCAAGAATTATTTACAATCCGACATCAGGACGAGAGATTTTTAAAAAGCATTTGCCAGATGTTTTGCAACGGCTAGAAATAGCGGGTTATGAAACGTCATGTCATGCAACAACAGGGGCTGGGGATGCAACAGATGCAGCTAGAATTGCAGCTGAAAGAAACTTCGATGTAGTCATTGCTGCTGGTGGAGATGGGACGATTAACGAAGTTGTAAATGGACTAGCCGAACAACCGTATCGACCAAAGTTAGGCGTAATTCCAGTTGGTACAACTAATGACTTTGCTCGAGCAATTGGAGTAAACGGCTCGATAGAAACTGCTGTAGGAGCTATCGTAGAAGGTATTACCGAACCTATCGATATTGGCCGTGTGAATGACAAGTATTTCGTAAACATTGCTGGTGGTGGCCGATTAACGGAATTAACCTACGAGGTACCTAGTAAATTAAAAACGATGCTTGGCCAACTAGCATATT
This window contains:
- a CDS encoding diacylglycerol kinase; this encodes MKRARIIYNPTSGREIFKKHLPDVLQRLEIAGYETSCHATTGAGDATDAARIAAERNFDVVIAAGGDGTINEVVNGLAEQPYRPKLGVIPVGTTNDFARAIGVNGSIETAVGAIVEGITEPIDIGRVNDKYFVNIAGGGRLTELTYEVPSKLKTMLGQLAYYLKGMEILPSIRPTHVEIEYDGKEFEGEIMLFLVSLTNSVGGFEKLAPDSRLNDGLFDLIILKKANLADFVKIASLALRGEHINDPHVIYTKANRIKVNPTEKMQLNLDGEYGGLLPGEFLNLYHHFDVFVSKEKSQFMHDNS
- a CDS encoding YebC/PmpR family DNA-binding transcriptional regulator is translated as MGRKWNNIKEKKASKDANTSRVYSKFALEIYVAAKSGEPDPESNQALKFVLERAKTYNVPRVIIDRAIDKAKGGSEESYDELRYEGFGPSGSMIIVDALTNNVNRTASNVRAAFGKNGGNMGVTGSVSYMFDATAVFGIEGKTSEEVLELLMEADVDVRDIIEEDEAVIVYAEPEQFHAVQAAFKSAGITEFSVAELTMLAQNDVTLPEDAQAQFEKLIDALEDLEDVQRVYHNVDLGE